Proteins from a single region of Streptomyces sp. Tu 3180:
- a CDS encoding ricin-type beta-trefoil lectin domain protein, whose translation MPPALAGVPAGADGARSSDRPDDWYETTADEQLRFDQCLMADALRLGGPGMYTFAQDALNQTPEKLRELATLDGAFDGPLRQAHEKDEADWDATWERLHARRAAWEKPLDGLETPGGFTVTGFHWVPGVHEGDDFYDQTGLGKWAGGPDWNEEFNFYDPTPEVDEKTLKAVTDLGTPLYGGKADPSLPTDEWQRQYYERQAFERLAEGSSRVSADDARIFLASGGFPRTAPQPGTVEYRVAVEDMKTRFASCAWQDPIDPNKALRQVEDVAAQEWQQEIASQAAPRNQILDANRTATTALAKASESMADLLGQSWGADRLARWQDYWSAGGVGWIGDSHVTIEVPGAKGSCLDVAGGGKTNGTAVQIYPCNGGAAQQWTLEGSEDDLHLRNVNSQKCLDVAGNASANGTKIQISDCYKSKGQSWKGDVRATAPLKSVTTGKCLDLSAFTKSTDARLWDCKDAASQKFLIKPSGHQGTDSLSYPDKAQFDKAKKGVTDAQAQAKKQLTAVRAQLEAAKKAAASSDTATQAAYTIADANGAPRGRGLLVGQQKAQVTKGAVAALTALVKAAETAEAATRASAGDSETIAQRALAQAAQSKAEFRKEAAHVAELQAKAAADAAKVHRDNAKKDKETAEAKLTEALKAEGEAKKAAAEAHAKRLAAEAEEKTAEAEKKKAAAKQAEAAEHRRTAESESTKAKDAKDRAEAAEGTASDKRDAAVKARDKARDLRDDAWDAEQKADAARAKADAKEAYAQAHESDSNAQEARAAADAADEHADDAEAAAGRARTAADAATKAAADADAAATRAEAAAKRARAHADDAQAAKLKADAAVRTATSAAADAIQASKHAASEAKAAVALADEAEKEARTAKTHADEASKEAAKAVAASAKAAGFAHVTAQAAVDAGNSAAQVAKPANDAIQLGSPYVDTDSAAGLVVLTGQASKSIAEQQKAVADAHAKNAQAEASAAKNLADQAQGDAKQAYVHAANAAGHAADARGYAKEALGYAADAALAASKATASLARTVEYDRQATEDAEAADKAAGRAESHATDARDSADEAALDAAAARTAASEAEEAARDARAAADRADAAATEAEEAAKDAQKYAEEAQEAAESAERKEANQQVASGAGTGIGGTFYVVDEDSVEVTDAQQKNDCVIEIGFEGCTVTFAVTFDATVDFFLCTNPDVPATSSGCPAQDTVLIKTERFTGLKKDVTHYFSKLDLIKQTVVYQILKAVLVQDFVDCWHGSASGCAWAASNFIPGKAFAKVAEAVHALDAAMRTGIGVADALKALRALDLDPASLAKIEAGVNAYEDVITTCRVNSFPGDTPVLMADGTRRAIRDVREGDLVMAAAPGTGRLRAEPVTDTFRHDTERLVTIGLAGGSSLDTTAGHKIRTSERGWVLAAELRPGDRLLSPDGTLRAVTDVHDRPGLAPRQVYDLTVDDLHTFYVRTEGAGAADVMVHNCLNLGDEDLRALQHYEIHTLEKHVRPNAAEAFRIARESGTPNTVWTSQEIAQQAVDRVVGDYFSKRTPSGQKVFDQDKWKKFQDWAAKARDGEQYRPITGTWDAYPSLGKRYHPDGRTIEDVGNEVVVILMKVKGHNGQGRYGFVVKTAYPK comes from the coding sequence GTGCCGCCCGCGCTCGCGGGAGTCCCCGCCGGTGCCGACGGCGCGCGGTCCAGCGACAGGCCGGACGACTGGTACGAGACCACGGCGGACGAGCAGCTGCGCTTCGACCAGTGCCTGATGGCCGACGCCCTGCGCCTGGGCGGGCCGGGCATGTACACCTTCGCGCAGGACGCCCTCAACCAGACGCCGGAGAAACTGCGCGAACTGGCGACCCTGGACGGCGCGTTCGACGGCCCGCTGCGCCAGGCGCACGAGAAGGACGAGGCCGACTGGGACGCCACCTGGGAGCGTCTGCACGCGCGCAGGGCCGCGTGGGAGAAGCCGCTCGACGGTCTGGAGACCCCCGGGGGGTTCACCGTCACCGGGTTCCACTGGGTGCCCGGCGTCCACGAGGGCGACGACTTCTACGACCAGACCGGCCTCGGCAAGTGGGCCGGCGGACCCGACTGGAACGAGGAGTTCAACTTCTACGACCCGACCCCTGAGGTCGACGAAAAGACCCTCAAGGCCGTCACCGACCTCGGCACTCCGCTCTACGGGGGCAAGGCCGACCCGTCCCTGCCCACCGACGAGTGGCAACGGCAGTACTACGAGAGGCAGGCGTTCGAGCGGCTGGCGGAGGGCTCCTCCCGCGTGAGCGCGGACGACGCCCGCATCTTCCTGGCCTCCGGCGGCTTCCCCCGCACCGCTCCCCAGCCGGGCACGGTGGAGTACCGGGTCGCGGTCGAGGACATGAAGACGCGCTTCGCGTCCTGCGCGTGGCAGGACCCGATCGACCCGAACAAGGCCCTGCGCCAGGTGGAGGACGTCGCCGCGCAGGAGTGGCAGCAGGAGATCGCCTCCCAGGCGGCCCCGCGCAACCAGATCCTCGACGCCAACCGCACGGCCACGACGGCCCTGGCCAAGGCGTCCGAGTCGATGGCCGACCTGCTCGGCCAGTCCTGGGGCGCCGACCGCCTCGCCCGCTGGCAGGACTACTGGTCCGCCGGCGGGGTGGGCTGGATCGGCGACAGCCACGTGACGATCGAGGTGCCGGGCGCCAAGGGCAGCTGCCTCGACGTCGCCGGCGGCGGCAAGACCAACGGCACGGCCGTCCAGATCTACCCCTGCAACGGCGGCGCGGCCCAGCAGTGGACGCTCGAGGGCAGCGAGGACGACCTCCACCTCCGCAACGTCAACTCGCAGAAGTGCCTGGACGTGGCCGGGAACGCGTCGGCGAACGGCACGAAGATCCAGATCTCGGACTGCTACAAGTCCAAGGGGCAGTCGTGGAAGGGCGACGTCCGTGCCACCGCGCCCCTGAAGAGCGTGACCACCGGCAAGTGCCTGGACCTGAGCGCGTTCACCAAGAGCACGGACGCGCGGCTGTGGGACTGCAAGGACGCCGCTTCGCAGAAGTTCCTGATCAAGCCGTCCGGCCACCAGGGCACCGACAGCCTGTCGTACCCGGACAAGGCGCAGTTCGACAAGGCGAAGAAGGGCGTCACCGACGCCCAGGCGCAGGCCAAGAAGCAGCTCACCGCCGTCAGGGCCCAGCTCGAGGCGGCCAAGAAGGCCGCCGCCTCGTCGGACACCGCCACCCAGGCCGCCTACACCATCGCCGACGCCAACGGGGCGCCGCGTGGTCGCGGTCTGCTGGTCGGCCAGCAGAAGGCACAGGTCACCAAGGGTGCCGTGGCCGCGCTGACGGCACTGGTGAAGGCCGCGGAGACGGCCGAGGCCGCCACCCGCGCCTCCGCCGGGGACAGCGAGACCATCGCCCAGCGTGCGCTGGCGCAGGCCGCGCAGTCCAAGGCGGAGTTCCGCAAGGAGGCCGCCCACGTCGCCGAACTGCAGGCGAAGGCCGCGGCGGACGCGGCCAAGGTGCACCGGGACAACGCCAAGAAGGACAAGGAGACCGCGGAGGCCAAGCTCACCGAGGCCCTGAAGGCCGAGGGCGAGGCCAAGAAGGCCGCCGCCGAGGCCCACGCCAAGCGCCTGGCCGCCGAGGCCGAGGAGAAGACGGCCGAGGCGGAGAAGAAGAAGGCCGCCGCCAAGCAGGCCGAGGCGGCCGAGCACCGCAGGACCGCCGAATCCGAGTCGACGAAGGCCAAGGACGCCAAGGACAGGGCGGAAGCGGCCGAGGGCACGGCGTCCGACAAGAGGGACGCCGCGGTCAAGGCCCGGGACAAGGCCCGCGACCTGCGCGACGACGCCTGGGACGCCGAGCAGAAGGCCGACGCCGCGCGCGCCAAGGCCGACGCGAAGGAGGCCTACGCCCAGGCCCACGAGTCCGACAGCAACGCCCAGGAGGCCAGGGCGGCGGCCGACGCCGCGGACGAGCACGCCGACGACGCCGAGGCCGCCGCCGGGCGGGCCCGCACCGCGGCCGACGCGGCGACGAAGGCGGCCGCCGACGCGGACGCCGCCGCGACCCGCGCCGAGGCCGCCGCCAAGCGGGCCCGCGCGCACGCGGACGACGCCCAGGCGGCGAAGCTGAAGGCCGACGCCGCGGTGAGGACCGCGACCAGCGCCGCGGCGGACGCCATCCAGGCGTCGAAGCACGCCGCGTCCGAGGCGAAGGCGGCCGTCGCACTGGCCGACGAGGCGGAGAAGGAGGCCAGGACCGCCAAGACCCACGCGGACGAGGCGAGCAAGGAGGCCGCCAAGGCCGTGGCCGCCTCGGCGAAGGCCGCCGGGTTCGCCCACGTCACCGCCCAGGCGGCCGTGGACGCCGGCAACTCCGCCGCGCAGGTCGCCAAGCCCGCCAACGACGCGATCCAGCTCGGCTCCCCCTACGTCGACACCGACTCGGCCGCCGGCCTCGTCGTGCTGACCGGGCAGGCGTCGAAGTCGATCGCCGAGCAGCAGAAGGCCGTCGCCGACGCCCACGCCAAGAACGCGCAGGCCGAGGCCTCCGCCGCCAAGAACCTCGCCGACCAGGCACAGGGCGACGCGAAGCAGGCCTACGTCCACGCCGCGAACGCCGCCGGCCACGCCGCCGACGCCCGCGGCTACGCCAAGGAGGCCCTCGGCTACGCCGCCGACGCCGCCCTCGCCGCGTCGAAGGCCACCGCCTCACTGGCCCGCACGGTCGAGTACGACCGGCAGGCCACCGAGGACGCGGAGGCCGCGGACAAGGCGGCGGGCCGCGCCGAGAGCCACGCCACGGACGCCCGCGACTCCGCCGACGAGGCCGCCCTCGACGCGGCGGCCGCCCGCACGGCCGCCTCGGAGGCCGAGGAGGCCGCCAGGGACGCCCGGGCGGCGGCCGACCGCGCGGACGCCGCCGCCACCGAGGCGGAGGAGGCCGCGAAGGACGCCCAGAAGTACGCGGAGGAGGCCCAGGAGGCCGCGGAGTCCGCCGAACGCAAGGAGGCCAACCAGCAGGTCGCGTCGGGCGCCGGCACGGGCATCGGCGGCACCTTCTACGTCGTCGACGAGGACAGCGTCGAGGTCACCGACGCCCAGCAGAAGAACGACTGCGTCATCGAGATCGGTTTCGAGGGCTGCACCGTCACGTTCGCGGTCACGTTCGACGCCACGGTCGACTTCTTCCTGTGCACGAACCCCGACGTGCCGGCGACGTCCTCCGGCTGCCCGGCGCAGGACACGGTCCTGATCAAGACCGAGCGCTTCACCGGGCTGAAGAAGGACGTCACCCACTACTTCAGCAAGCTCGACCTGATCAAGCAGACCGTCGTCTACCAGATCCTCAAGGCGGTCCTGGTCCAGGACTTCGTCGACTGCTGGCACGGCAGCGCCAGCGGCTGCGCCTGGGCCGCGAGCAACTTCATCCCGGGCAAGGCCTTCGCCAAGGTCGCCGAGGCCGTCCACGCCCTGGACGCCGCGATGAGGACCGGGATCGGGGTCGCCGACGCGCTCAAGGCCCTGCGGGCCCTGGACCTGGACCCGGCGTCACTGGCCAAGATCGAGGCCGGCGTGAACGCCTACGAGGACGTCATCACGACGTGCAGGGTCAACAGCTTCCCCGGTGACACCCCGGTGCTGATGGCCGACGGCACCCGCAGGGCGATCCGCGACGTGCGGGAGGGCGACCTGGTCATGGCCGCCGCGCCCGGCACCGGACGGCTCCGGGCCGAGCCCGTCACCGACACGTTCCGGCACGACACCGAACGGCTGGTGACCATCGGCCTGGCCGGCGGCAGCAGCCTGGACACCACGGCCGGACACAAGATCCGCACCAGCGAACGCGGCTGGGTCCTCGCCGCCGAACTGCGCCCGGGTGACCGGCTGCTCAGCCCGGACGGGACGCTCCGCGCCGTGACCGACGTGCACGACCGGCCGGGTCTCGCGCCGCGTCAGGTGTACGACCTGACCGTCGACGACCTGCACACGTTCTACGTGCGCACCGAGGGGGCCGGGGCGGCGGACGTGATGGTCCACAACTGCCTGAACCTGGGGGACGAGGACCTCAGGGCCCTGCAGCACTACGAGATCCACACGCTGGAGAAGCACGTGCGGCCGAACGCGGCCGAGGCCTTCCGGATCGCCAGGGAGAGCGGCACGCCCAACACGGTCTGGACGAGCCAGGAGATCGCTCAGCAGGCCGTGGACCGGGTGGTGGGCGACTACTTCAGCAAGCGGACCCCGAGCGGCCAGAAGGTCTTCGACCAGGACAAGTGGAAGAAGTTCCAGGACTGGGCGGCGAAGGCCAGGGACGGTGAGCAGTACCGGCCGATCACGGGGACGTGGGATGCCTACCCCTCCCTGGGCAAGCGGTACCACCCGGACGGGAGGACGATCGAGGACGTCGGCAACGAGGTCGTGGTCATCCTGATGAAGGTCAAGGGTCACAACGGACAGGGCCGGTACGGGTTCGTCGTCAAGACGGCTTACCCGAAGTAG
- a CDS encoding DUF389 domain-containing protein, translating to MLHLRLITPAEKTDDVVRLIEGTIGTTHLCVLPGAARNPAGDVVLCDVAREAGDDLLSGLQRLGLDTSGSIAVENIDLSLSRRADEAEKEAPGESADAVLWEHLTDATHEESTLSVTYLAFLTLATMIAACGVVLDNAILIVGAMAVGPEFGPLAGISTATVQRQPRLALRSTTALLVGFAVAMAVTVGFSFFMDAVGLFSQEQLDADRPQTGFVYAPDWFSFVVAVLAGAAGTLSLTSAKSGALVGVAISVTTVPAAANAAVALSYGDTVQTWGSTEQLLLNLLGIVLAGTLTLLAQKSLWGRQHERLRKRAGA from the coding sequence ATGCTGCACCTGCGCCTGATCACGCCCGCCGAGAAGACCGACGACGTGGTCCGCCTGATCGAGGGGACGATCGGCACCACGCACCTGTGCGTGCTGCCGGGCGCCGCCCGCAACCCCGCCGGGGACGTCGTGCTGTGCGACGTGGCCCGGGAGGCGGGCGACGACCTGCTCAGCGGGTTGCAGCGGCTGGGCCTCGACACGTCCGGCTCCATCGCCGTGGAGAACATCGACCTGTCGCTGTCCCGGCGGGCCGACGAGGCGGAGAAGGAGGCGCCGGGCGAGAGCGCGGACGCGGTGCTGTGGGAGCACCTGACCGACGCCACCCACGAGGAGTCGACGCTGTCGGTCACCTACCTGGCGTTCCTCACGCTCGCCACGATGATCGCGGCCTGCGGTGTGGTGCTGGACAACGCGATCCTCATCGTGGGCGCGATGGCGGTGGGTCCGGAGTTCGGTCCGCTGGCCGGCATCTCCACCGCGACCGTGCAGCGGCAGCCCCGCCTCGCGCTGCGCTCGACGACCGCCCTGCTCGTCGGCTTCGCGGTGGCGATGGCGGTGACGGTGGGCTTCAGCTTCTTCATGGACGCGGTCGGGCTGTTCAGCCAGGAGCAGCTGGACGCCGACCGCCCGCAGACCGGGTTCGTCTACGCCCCCGACTGGTTCTCCTTCGTGGTGGCGGTGCTGGCGGGCGCGGCCGGCACCCTCTCGCTGACGTCCGCCAAGTCCGGCGCCCTGGTCGGCGTCGCCATCTCGGTGACGACGGTCCCGGCCGCCGCGAACGCCGCCGTGGCGCTGAGCTACGGCGACACCGTCCAGACCTGGGGCTCCACCGAGCAGCTCCTGCTCAACCTGCTCGGCATCGTCCTCGCGGGCACCCTCACGCTGCTGGCCCAGAAGAGCCTCTGGGGCAGGCAGCACGAGCGCCTGCGCAAGCGCGCCGGGGCCTGA
- the coaA gene encoding type I pantothenate kinase, whose translation MPRSAHRQRPEATPYVDLTRAEWSALRDKTPLPLTADEVERLRGLGDVIDLDEVRDIYLPLSRLLNLYVGATDGLRGALNTFLGEQGSQSGTPFVIGVAGSVAVGKSTVARLLQALLSRWPEHPRVELVTTDGFLLPTRELQERGLMSRKGFPESYDRRALTRFVADIKAGKSEVSAPVYSHLIYDIVPGEKLTVRRPDILIVEGLNVLQPALPGKDGRTRVGLADYFDFSVYVDARTEDIEHWYLNRFKRLRETAFQDPSSYFLRYTQVSEEEALDYARTMWRTINKPNLVENIAPTRGRATLVLRKGPDHKVQRLSLRKL comes from the coding sequence ATGCCCCGGAGCGCCCACCGGCAGCGGCCGGAGGCGACTCCCTACGTCGACCTCACCCGTGCCGAGTGGAGCGCGCTGCGCGACAAGACGCCGCTGCCGCTCACGGCCGACGAGGTGGAGCGGCTGCGCGGCCTCGGTGACGTCATCGACCTCGACGAGGTCCGGGACATCTACCTCCCGCTGTCCCGGCTGCTCAACCTCTACGTCGGCGCCACCGACGGCCTGAGGGGCGCGCTGAACACCTTCCTCGGCGAGCAGGGCTCCCAGTCCGGCACCCCCTTCGTCATAGGGGTCGCCGGTTCCGTCGCCGTCGGCAAGTCCACGGTCGCCCGGCTGCTCCAGGCCCTGCTGTCCCGCTGGCCGGAGCACCCGCGCGTGGAGCTGGTCACGACGGACGGCTTCCTGCTCCCGACCAGGGAGCTCCAGGAGCGCGGCCTGATGTCGCGGAAAGGTTTCCCCGAGTCGTACGACCGCCGCGCGCTCACCCGTTTCGTCGCCGACATCAAGGCCGGCAAGAGCGAGGTCAGCGCCCCCGTCTACTCCCACCTCATCTACGACATCGTCCCCGGCGAGAAGCTCACCGTGCGCCGCCCGGACATCCTGATCGTCGAGGGGCTCAACGTCCTCCAGCCCGCCCTGCCCGGCAAGGACGGCCGCACCCGCGTCGGACTCGCCGACTACTTCGACTTCAGCGTGTACGTCGACGCCCGCACCGAGGACATCGAGCACTGGTACCTCAACCGCTTCAAGCGGCTGCGCGAGACCGCCTTCCAGGACCCGTCCTCGTACTTCCTCAGGTACACCCAGGTCTCCGAGGAGGAGGCCCTCGACTACGCCCGCACGATGTGGCGCACCATCAACAAGCCCAACCTGGTGGAGAACATCGCCCCCACCCGGGGCCGGGCCACCCTCGTCCTGCGCAAGGGCCCGGACCACAAGGTGCAGCGCCTCAGCCTGCGCAAACTGTGA
- the glmS gene encoding glutamine--fructose-6-phosphate transaminase (isomerizing) has product MCGIVGYVGTQSALDVVTAGLKRLEYRGYDSAGVAVLADGGLATAKRAGKLVNLDKELAERPLPTGTTGIGHTRWATHGGPTDANAHPHLDNAGRVAVVHNGIIENFAALRAELAERGHDLVSETDTEVVAHLLAEEFSSCADLAEAMRLVCRRLEGAFTLVAVHADAPDVVVGARRNSPLVVGVGEGEAFLASDVAAFIAHTRSAIELGQDQVVELRRDTVTVTGFDGSPADVRSYHVDWDASAAEKGGYDYFMLKEIAEQPKAVADTLLGRIDGAGSLTLDEVRIPAGVLREVDKVVIIACGTAFHAGLIAKYAIEHWTRIPCEVELASEFRYRDPILDQQTLVIAVSQSGETMDTLMALRHAREQGAKVLAICNTNGSTIPRESDAVLYTHAGPEVAVASTKAFLTQLIACYLVALYLGQVRGTKWGDEIRAVVRDLSSVSGAVERVLETMEPVRELARSLADKNTVLFLGRHVGYPVALEGALKLKELAYMHAEGFAAGELKHGPIALIEDDVPVVVVVPSPRGRSVLHDKIVSNIQEIRARGARTIVIAEEGDEAVVPYADHLIRIPVTPTLLQPLVATVPLQVFACELATARGNEVDQPRNLAKSVTVE; this is encoded by the coding sequence ATGTGCGGAATCGTGGGATACGTGGGCACGCAGTCGGCGCTGGACGTCGTGACGGCGGGCCTGAAGCGCCTGGAGTACCGGGGATACGACTCGGCGGGCGTCGCCGTGCTGGCGGACGGCGGCCTGGCCACGGCGAAGCGGGCCGGGAAACTCGTCAACCTGGACAAGGAGCTGGCCGAGCGGCCCCTGCCGACCGGGACGACCGGCATCGGCCACACCCGCTGGGCCACCCACGGCGGCCCGACGGACGCCAACGCCCACCCGCACCTCGACAACGCGGGCCGGGTCGCCGTCGTCCACAACGGCATCATCGAGAACTTCGCCGCCCTGCGCGCCGAGTTGGCCGAGCGCGGGCACGACCTCGTCTCCGAGACGGACACCGAGGTCGTCGCCCACCTGCTCGCCGAGGAGTTCTCCTCCTGCGCCGACCTCGCCGAGGCGATGCGGCTGGTGTGCCGGCGCCTGGAGGGCGCGTTCACGCTCGTCGCCGTGCACGCCGACGCGCCGGACGTCGTCGTCGGGGCACGGCGCAACTCACCGCTCGTGGTGGGCGTGGGGGAGGGCGAGGCCTTCCTCGCCTCGGACGTCGCCGCGTTCATCGCGCACACGCGGTCCGCGATCGAGCTGGGGCAGGACCAGGTGGTCGAGCTGCGCCGGGACACGGTGACGGTCACCGGCTTCGACGGCAGCCCGGCCGACGTCCGCTCCTACCACGTCGACTGGGACGCCTCCGCCGCGGAGAAGGGCGGCTACGACTACTTCATGCTCAAGGAGATCGCCGAGCAGCCGAAGGCGGTCGCCGACACCCTGCTCGGGCGCATCGACGGGGCGGGTTCGCTGACGCTGGACGAGGTGCGGATCCCGGCGGGCGTCCTGCGCGAGGTCGACAAGGTCGTCATCATCGCCTGCGGCACGGCCTTCCACGCCGGTCTGATCGCCAAGTACGCCATCGAGCACTGGACGCGGATCCCGTGCGAGGTGGAGCTGGCGAGCGAGTTCCGCTACCGGGACCCGATCCTCGACCAGCAGACCCTCGTCATCGCCGTCTCCCAGTCCGGCGAGACCATGGACACGCTGATGGCCCTGCGGCACGCCCGCGAGCAGGGCGCCAAGGTCCTCGCGATCTGCAACACCAACGGCTCGACGATCCCGCGCGAGTCGGACGCGGTGCTGTACACGCACGCCGGCCCGGAGGTCGCGGTCGCCTCGACCAAGGCGTTCCTGACCCAGCTCATCGCCTGCTACCTGGTCGCGCTGTACCTGGGGCAGGTGCGGGGCACCAAGTGGGGGGACGAGATCCGCGCGGTGGTGCGGGACCTGTCGTCGGTCTCCGGTGCGGTGGAGCGGGTCCTGGAGACGATGGAGCCGGTGCGGGAGCTGGCCCGTTCCCTCGCGGACAAGAACACGGTGCTGTTCCTGGGACGGCACGTGGGCTACCCGGTGGCGTTGGAGGGGGCCCTGAAGCTGAAGGAGCTCGCCTACATGCACGCGGAGGGCTTCGCGGCCGGTGAGCTGAAGCACGGGCCGATCGCCCTGATCGAGGACGACGTGCCGGTCGTCGTGGTCGTCCCCTCGCCCCGGGGGCGGTCCGTCCTCCACGACAAGATCGTCTCCAACATCCAGGAGATCCGGGCGCGCGGTGCCCGGACGATCGTCATCGCGGAGGAGGGCGACGAGGCGGTCGTCCCGTACGCCGACCACCTGATCCGCATCCCGGTCACGCCCACGCTGCTGCAGCCGCTGGTGGCGACGGTGCCGTTGCAGGTGTTCGCCTGCGAGCTGGCCACCGCCCGGGGGAACGAGGTCGATCAGCCGCGCAACCTCGCGAAGTCGGTGACGGTGGAGTAG
- a CDS encoding DUF397 domain-containing protein gives MDNWRKSSYSGPDDGNDCVEIADTPTHVGVRDSKAPARATLTFPAGAFTAFLDALKTYSTVTDFARLRG, from the coding sequence ATGGACAACTGGCGCAAGTCGTCCTACTCAGGCCCCGATGACGGTAACGACTGTGTCGAGATCGCGGACACTCCCACACATGTCGGCGTCCGCGACTCGAAGGCCCCGGCCAGGGCGACCCTCACCTTCCCGGCCGGAGCCTTCACCGCCTTCCTCGACGCCCTGAAGACCTACTCCACCGTCACCGACTTCGCGAGGTTGCGCGGCTGA
- a CDS encoding helix-turn-helix transcriptional regulator: MGTRREPTARQRRLAVELRRLREAAGLSAREAAALLGVNSVQISQIESGIAGVSEERLRRLASHYACTDEEFIDALVAMATDRTHGWWEEYRWRLPASFLDLAELDHYATFRNEVAVLYVPGLLQTEDYARAVFSARVPELTAEELELRVRHRMARQQISFPYKLVVHEAALRIRVGDRATSRAQLGALLEASEADHITVRVIPFDLDGFGLAAGTMTYVGGPVPRLDTVVRDAPHGSAFIDAEAQLGAYRMRFRKIEAASLEPERSRDFIHRLTKEL; the protein is encoded by the coding sequence ATGGGAACCAGGCGCGAGCCAACGGCGCGACAGAGACGACTGGCGGTCGAACTCCGCAGACTCCGCGAGGCGGCGGGCCTCAGCGCCCGCGAGGCAGCAGCACTGCTCGGTGTGAACTCCGTGCAGATCAGCCAGATCGAGTCCGGCATCGCGGGAGTGAGCGAAGAACGCCTGCGTCGGCTGGCCTCCCACTACGCGTGCACGGACGAGGAGTTCATCGACGCGTTGGTGGCGATGGCCACCGACCGAACGCACGGCTGGTGGGAGGAGTACCGGTGGCGGCTGCCCGCGTCGTTCCTCGACCTCGCCGAACTGGACCACTACGCCACGTTCCGCAACGAGGTGGCGGTCCTCTACGTACCGGGCCTGCTGCAGACCGAGGACTACGCTCGGGCCGTCTTCTCCGCCAGGGTGCCCGAACTGACCGCCGAAGAGCTGGAACTGCGCGTGCGGCACCGGATGGCACGCCAGCAGATCAGCTTCCCGTACAAGCTGGTGGTGCACGAAGCGGCCCTGCGCATCCGGGTCGGTGACCGCGCGACGTCCCGCGCTCAGCTCGGCGCACTCCTGGAGGCGTCCGAGGCGGACCACATCACCGTGCGCGTCATTCCCTTCGACCTGGACGGTTTCGGCCTGGCCGCAGGCACCATGACATACGTGGGCGGTCCCGTTCCCAGACTGGACACGGTCGTGCGCGACGCACCCCACGGTTCGGCCTTCATCGACGCCGAGGCACAGCTCGGCGCCTATCGAATGCGTTTCCGTAAAATCGAAGCCGCGTCACTGGAACCGGAACGGTCGCGTGACTTCATCCACCGTCTGACCAAAGAGCTGTGA
- a CDS encoding ATP-binding protein → MPENESWEYSLSIPNDPRAVTVSRRTLRLILTVHGLIRLVDVAELLAAELVANAVLHTKGPAALRVGRAAGVLRIGAWDADPRPPEPPLPFDRAAELGLEEGRGLALVRACSDLWGWQPLSREGSRGKYVWCELDAA, encoded by the coding sequence ATGCCCGAAAACGAGTCCTGGGAGTACTCCCTCTCCATCCCGAACGACCCCCGCGCCGTCACCGTCAGTCGCCGCACCCTGCGGCTCATCCTCACGGTGCACGGGCTGATCCGGCTCGTGGACGTCGCCGAACTGCTCGCCGCCGAGCTCGTCGCCAACGCCGTCCTGCACACCAAGGGGCCCGCGGCCCTGCGGGTGGGCCGGGCCGCCGGGGTGCTGCGGATCGGGGCGTGGGACGCCGATCCCCGGCCGCCCGAACCGCCGCTGCCCTTCGACCGGGCCGCGGAGCTGGGTCTGGAGGAGGGGCGCGGGCTGGCGCTGGTGCGGGCGTGCTCCGACCTGTGGGGGTGGCAACCGCTGTCCCGGGAGGGCAGCCGGGGGAAGTACGTGTGGTGCGAGCTGGACGCGGCGTAG
- a CDS encoding hydrophobic protein: MVPLLLVLLLALILFGAGFALEALWWIAVVVLVVWLLGFFVRPAGTGGRRGRWYRW; this comes from the coding sequence ATGGTTCCCCTTCTTCTGGTTCTCCTGCTGGCGCTGATCCTGTTCGGCGCGGGTTTCGCGCTCGAGGCGCTGTGGTGGATCGCGGTCGTCGTGCTCGTGGTGTGGCTGCTGGGCTTCTTCGTCCGCCCGGCCGGCACGGGCGGGCGGCGCGGCCGCTGGTACCGCTGGTAG
- a CDS encoding holo-ACP synthase codes for MSIIGVGIDVAEIERFAASLERTPALAQRLFLESELLLPSGERRGVASLAARFAAKEALAKALGAPSGLYWTDAEVWCEDSGQPRLRVKGTVAARAAELGVRSWHVSLSHDAGVASAVVIAEG; via the coding sequence ATGAGCATCATCGGAGTCGGGATCGACGTGGCCGAGATCGAACGGTTCGCGGCGTCGCTGGAGCGCACGCCCGCGCTGGCCCAGCGGCTGTTCCTGGAGAGCGAGCTGCTGCTGCCCAGCGGGGAGCGGCGGGGCGTCGCCTCGCTGGCCGCGCGGTTCGCCGCCAAGGAGGCGCTGGCCAAGGCGCTCGGCGCGCCCAGCGGGCTGTACTGGACCGACGCCGAGGTGTGGTGCGAGGACAGCGGGCAGCCGCGGCTGCGGGTGAAGGGGACGGTGGCGGCCCGGGCCGCCGAACTGGGCGTGCGGTCCTGGCACGTGTCGCTCAGCCATGACGCCGGGGTGGCGTCGGCGGTCGTCATCGCGGAGGGGTGA